Below is a window of Ischnura elegans chromosome 1, ioIscEleg1.1, whole genome shotgun sequence DNA.
atttaagcgcaaaaaatttttatgcaaacaccccattggttttctttgttgtatccATTCGCTCTTGTCTAAACACAAAAAGCGTTATTAATAACCGATGCTTTATGGTCGAATTTTGCTGAATGAATGCGATTTTGAACAACAAGTTCCTTTGATGGATTTTGCAATCTGTTTAAAGTATTTTAACAGCGAAATTGCACCCAATATACCCAAATTTACTGATACCATGCACAGGTAATTTcagtgaaaacaataaaaaacttcaTCGGTAAATAATTTTAAGCCCATACTTTTGTGAAATTCAAAATGATTGGTAGTAAATGCATAGAGAGAACTTAATATTtgatggaataattttattttctttaccattAGAATTTTTATCTCTACAACTTATTGTTTAATGTCTCTATTGTTTAATGATCGgcctaaaatattgttttcctgtTTAGTATATATAATGTGTCATAAGGCACACCTACATTATTACgacatttaaaagataaaaaaaacgaatatatCTTGTTGTATAACGAAAATGTGTGCAATTTATTGCGAAAGTTCAATGTATGTAACCTGTGGTAGGAGTCCGTGGCGAAGAGACCTCATTTCTatcgtaaaattatttatcatggtATCATATATTTTCTCTGCTGAGAGACCATTCTAAGTTATCTAAGTGCAATGTATATAATGtatcttttcaaatatatttcgaATTATAATACCACTTGTTATCAAAATGCATTATAAATTACGAAACTTTCCTTGAAATTCAAGGCGACTTCatataaattgttaaaatagTCACGAATCCAAAAGCAATACCCGAGAAATTCGTATAAAATACCAAATTTATTCGAAATCATCATCAAAGGAGAGAATTTTTAGAGTACATAAAgtaattttggtaaatattttgggTAATATCCTTTTTATGACCTTTATATTGTGATAATAAAATGCCATGCAATTTACAGGAATTAAAAATAGCGCCATTTCGAAAAAGAATTAGTTACGCCCTCACCCAAACAACGGATTCAATTAGAACTAATGACAAATGCTGAGCGAAAGTCATGTGTCACGCTTCCACTGTGTAAGAATTTTATGACTGAATAGTGAGATTTACCGGGCAAAACAATGGTAAGTATGTAAAAGTTCACCGTATTGGTGTttgattatgttaaaaataagtACCAGCACTCATTCAGTTGCTTTCTTTAGTACTCTTTGCTCAGTAAGAAAGCAAATGCACATGAAGACAGCATCTGGAGTTGTGGTTGGGGCAGAATAAAGAAATCGAAGGAAAAGGATGACCAAAACGACGATGGAGAAAATTCTAGGTGAGGATCGACGATTTTGGAGTGGTATTCATTGTTGTAAGATATTTTTCCTCTTGAGCTGCATGTACTGTTTTTACAGAGATTCCATGACCGGTGAAATGGATATTGACTACATTGTCACTGGCGGAGTGGACGATTTAGTTAAAATATGGTCATACAATGAAGGAAGACTCGATATGAAGCATAAATTGGAAGGCCACTCTCTTGGAGTCGTTTCTGTTGCAGTGAATACGGATGGCACAAGTACGTGTTCGAGAACGTTGAATTACCATTGATGATTGATACGACCTGAAAATCCTATTTTGAGAGTCTGTAATCGTTGTTGGTCTCTCTGCAGACTCTAAATAATTGAGAGATCAGGGTACCCTTCTTTGTAGTCGATTAATTTTGTGGTGAAGAGCGAACATTATCAGATTATATTTTGTCGAGTTCCAAATCTTGCTATTGCTTTAGATCATGTTGTTACAAGATCAGCTGTGGTATATTTTGCCATTAATTAGATTTTACAGTTgctttttttaatgccatattttaaatgttaaaaaatcgcGGCATTATTGGCAGTAAATGAGTTATGTGAATTCCCAAATGGTTCTCTAACAGTATCATATCCTCCTTACAACTATGTAGCGCTTGCTTGTATGTCTCTTATTAGTTTTAAACTAGATCTATGCATTAGTGTTATTCCATTTCGAAAACGGCCTTGGGGTCTATAGTCTTGCTTCTGAGATTTTCCGCAATACATACTATATTTTGCTTTGGTAAAGTCATTGCTTTTCTGAATGTTATTCTCTGTGGTCtatgcaatatatttttcatggtggATGATAAAAATTTACCAGAGGGTTATGCTGTTATTCCTATTAATGCTGATGTCATATATTTGCAGTGATTGCTTCTAGTTCTCTTGACTCGAGTGTTCGGCTGTGGGATGCCTTATCTGGTGAAAGAGTTGGGAATATTGATGTTGGACCGGTAGATACCTGGACTGTTACATTTTCGCCTGATTCTCGTCATGTTGTATCAGGATCTCATTCTGGTAAAATAAGTCTATTTGGTGTTGAATCTGGCAGATTGGAACAAACATTGGACACCACTGGAAAATTTACATTATGCATTGCATATGTAAGTGAGCACATAATGGAGTACACATTTGCTTAATTAGTTTAATGTTTGGcccatttaatataaaatagatTATATTTATCAAGGAATCATTTGGCTTTGCATGTTATTAAGCAAGGTTGTAGTGAGtagtcattcaaggttattattGTGAGAAGGTGCACCTACAAATTGCATTATTGTAATTAATACATCTAGATACAGGATGCTTGTTTTAgcttgtattcaatttttttgaggGTGAAATAATGTTAAGTAATGTTCTTTAAAGAAAGGAGCCAGTCACTTGGCTGCTTGCAAggaatagaggaaaaaaaactggaatgCTGTATTACCTAAATGTTTATAGTGTTCAAATGGAATGACCACCTCTCGCATTCAGGTGCATTATTGAGAGCAGGGTGAAGGGTGGTTGCCCATCAAGAATTCACTGGCTCAGAAAGTCCCActgtaaatattttcaagggGGGTGATTGTTCAGTATTCAGATTGAATGGAGCTCTATAGATAAGTGGTATTTGGTCTCAAATCTTGTGTGACGCATTGGAGCGTTCACCCATGGAATGGGAAACCTTTGCCCTACATCACCTCCTTGTCCAGCCTCGTTCAGAAAGGGCTGAGGTTGATTAAGGCCGAGAGTCAGTTGTACAGACTCAGACAAGTATGGGTCCTGAGTGACGAGAGACGGAACTTGTGGCCTCTGGCAAGCCTCTAAATGGTGCTCCAAATTCATGCAGTGTTGACACATAACCTTAATACGCTATACATCCATGAACACAAGAGCAGTTTTCATTGATGAATGAATTGCTCAAATTGAACAgttcatcataaaaaatttaatcattattctttggtgaaattgttaaaattgaatgaaataattccaaatgATAAAACCAAATACAGTTAAATTGCTAGAGCTAAATGGTGCTGGTGCTAGCCAAATCCGCCAAACATATTTTCAAGTATATGATTGATATGTATGATTTATATTAAGTAGATTCAGAGTGTAGCAGGTTTGGATTTGGTGACAGTCATTATCTGGGAATTACAAGGAGGACTAGGGGTTTATCTTCTGTTAATCTCTTTCGAAGGTGGACTGGATGTTAGCATTGCAGGTTGGTCACCAGAAGGAATCAATTTTTATTGCCCGTGGATCCCGTGGATTTTTTTCAACTATGATGAAATCAAAATCTCTTGGAttccgtgaattttatatttccttgatTCTGTTCACTATGAACAATTTGAAGAATCATATCATTGCCATGAGTAAAATCATGTGAACCAAATCCTAAAAATGAACCGAAACTCCTACTTccaatgaaaaccatataaaagGCCTCAGTTTAAGCACCAGAAGCTATAAAATGatgttctatttttctattttgctttTCTGTTGTTAATGTAGAGGTTAACCAATCAGTAACCTGCAGTGGCTTTGTTTGGCTAGATTTTGAAGCTGCGGCGAAAGGTGGAACTATGCAGCAGCATTTGCAGGTCACCTATGTAGCCCATTGAATTCCCTTCGAGAACAGGTAAATAGATgattaaaactgataaaatgttGCAAGTTATTTGGACATAATGACAACTTTAAGAAGGGAAGAAGATTATTGTTCACAACTCATCCTATCGATTGTAGATTCAGCAATTCTATAATTGTATGTTGTGTTGTAGAAAAGTTTCCACCTCAGGTAGGCAAGTAGATTGCTCTCTTTACCTTTAGAGCAATTTACTCACCAAGAGATTTACTTATGCATGTCTTGACTTAATTAAAATAGGTTCTATTTTCCTTATAGTTGCTGACACATTTGCAGAAATGGTCATACAATTTACtgattaaaatttcacaaatcgCCTCATTAAAGAGCGCACAAAAGAGTCTACATGTACTACAATATCCTGTGTGAAATGCTTGAAGTCAAAGCCGAAACATTACTTTGGAGTGTTCCCATAGCCGTGTCTTAACAATAGGCAGGAGTTCTCAAATGCCTCTGATTTACAAGAAACTGCTTCCATACGtacaaaaaaaatcatgtcacgtggaaataactttttgtcgATGGATGAATGCACATTTTTTGGTAAATACAGCATTAACTACAGTGAAGTAAGGCTTGCAACAAAAAAGTAGCTGCTTTCTTTTTTGCTGTTGTTGCAAAACCTTTTACAGCATGCTAACAGTCATTTAGCATTTTGAAGTCAACAAATTCTGCCAAAACCAACCAAACCAAAAACAAGAGGAatcaaaatcatatattttgacGGGATAGCATACCTGTGCCATTTGAAGAGGGCTCCAGAAATTTAATTATGGAATCTATCATATCCTAGAAAATGTAACCCACAACAAAAAAAaggcaatgaaattttaaaagtattttcttaAAGATCATTTTACATTGGTAATGGGCTTATGTTGTTTGGAATTATGCTTTCATAGAAACACTGAATCAGTCACCCAATAgtgtagtttctttcatcaaagaaaacaaaaggcattgattgcaatattaagaacttccaccacatcgtgcctaacatcatacaaaaCACTACAATGAGGAAATTATTCCCTGAGGTACACCATCTTACTGTTATTTTACATCATATTTGAAGGTACCATAGATGGCAGGCTTTCTATGGTCATTGATCTCCAATAAGGAAACTTGCAACAGAGACagtgaaaatgatttcaaatctCTCCCTAATAAATACCGTTATTTCCcaattaaatgcaattaaaacCTGGAAATTTAAATCAGCTTCATAACAAAATGCCTTGTCATGAAAAATTCTGATAACCATTTATTTCTTACACAATTATCTGCCGTCACCCCAGCACATCATTATTACCCCATCGTTAAAAGATTTCAATTTTGGCATGGAAACCAAAATCCCAAGTTAAATACcctgttaacaaataaaaagttaatttttgtcCTGATGATAAGATTAACCACCAACAAGATTAAATAccaaaaaattgactttttagGAATCAAAATCAATCCTGTCATCTGTGCTGTGATGTAAAATAATGGTATTGACTTGGGAAagatttgaaatcatttttgttgTCCCTGTTCCAAGTTTCCTTGTTGGAGACCAATGACCATAGAAAGTCTGTCATCTATGGTATCTTCAAATGTGATGTAAAATAACAGTAAGCTGCTCCACCTTTGGGTACAATTTCCTCATTGTAGTAGCTATGAAGTAAGAAATCATAGCTCCCATGGCACCATGATGCAATGCAGCTTTGGCGAGCTTTGACTTTATATGAGAGAAAAAGTTAATATGCCCTCTTATTGAATTAAGATTGCATCATCGATTGCCTAATTTTCaacacttaattttaaaaagtctTAAAGATGCAAGTAGCAGTGAAAGAACTCGTACAAAAATGAGCCTTTGTCTCCACTCTACTGGTAAACATGCCAAAACATGAGAAACACTGGGGCTCTAAGTTAGTGTAAATTTTATGGCTTCATATATGCAGCAAAGGTAGGGAGGGTCACTGGGTTGGAGATGAATTATGAGACAAACATTTTGACTGGTTCTGTAGTTAAGTTCTGTGGACGTAGGTAAAGCAGGAAGATTGCTTGAACTAATTGAGACCCAGCCATGTAATATTGGAAACCATGTTAAGGCAATACATGTTAAGTGAGGGACctgttatgaaaaaataaaataaatggcttcATAATGAGTTTAGATAGGAATTTCCAGAGTTATCTACTTCAGGTGGAATGTTGATTGAGCCTCAGGATTTTCCTTGATTTACATTTTGACTTCCAAGGAAATTGTCTAGTTTTCTAACAATGCTtcttatttattatgtattctgTGATAATGCTTGAATTGTAtttgtatatataattatatgtgtattttttctgctaatgaaaactttttttgtagAGTCCTGATGGAAAACATATTGCTAGTGGTGCAATAGATGGAATGATCCATGTATTTGATGTCTCATCAGGAAAAGTTGTCCATACTCACTCAAGTAAgtcggttctttaaaaaaatgctttgtagGGTTAACAGAAAGAATGTTTAGGTATTGTTGCACTCAGAGTGCCAACCCTTTATGAGCCATACTGCGCtttgaaataatgaaagttttcttttcactttttttacttCAACAGTCTTTCCTGTTTAGCATCCTTGTTATTTCCATtccttaaattttatcaataccCATTCATTTGAAAACCATTTCTCATGTAATTGTAATTCTTCCtcttttgaataattaaataaattatattttcaagaattaatgTCTGTTTATGAATGTAAGTGAGTTGTTCTCTTAAGCATCATGTGATTTCAGTAGCAGCTTTTTATCTCTTCGTTATTGAAtgtttaaatgataattagtCCACTAGAGgacttaattttattgatattttgacATTTTCCATTTTGCAAAGGCACATGTTCTGTATTGTGCTGCATATTCTTCATTCTACATCTGATACAATTTGTTCAAGCTCAATACATATAAGTAAATTTCTTTCAAGTCTTTTATATTCATATCTGACTTCTTAATTTGATTTACCTAATTATAATTtgcttcaattgttttttttcagatcaTGCTATGCCCATTCGATCACTTTGCTTCTCTCCTGATTCTCGCTTCCTTCTAAGTGGCTCAGACGATGGATATATGAAGCTGTATAATGTGTAAGTGATTTATCATGGATTACTTTTCAATCTCTGCATGATATTTTCTGTAAAGCAATTCAATTGTTCAGTGATGCCCATTCTCCCCAGTGCTGATGGTCCAATTCCCCCTCAAAAGCAACATATCTCTCCCTGCCAGTTTTTATCATAGATTTTAAATTTCCATGTGGGTTTCCCTGCATTTGCATCAACCTGGCCGATGACAATTTGTATGAGGAAGTAGAATGAGATGAAAAAGTTGAAGGAAAGGGCAATTTTTGTGGGTTATTTGGTACCCTCACATTATATGAACAAGGAGATTTTGTTTGACCTTCATATACTGATTCTGGCTTGAGGAAGCTGTTTGTGCATGGCGCCCCTCAGAACAAAAGCTGTCCTCCATATTATCTGAGTTAGATTTGGTTCATGTGTGTACTATGTACTTTGCTGAGTTCCCACCAAGTCATTATGGATAAATTGTGCCTTCTTTCAGCTACTATTCAAgtttttaacaattaactttcTTCTTCATCGTTTGATAATTCAGTGTTAGTAACATCCTTGTCGTTTTGCCTCTTTGATGATAGTTTTTCTTAATTGCGGAgtgctgttttttattttaagatgataaAGATAAGTCTCTCATGAGTTTGAAAAGCTTAAGTGCTGCTTAATGGTTTTGGGTTTCTTTTGGGTGCATCAATAACTAAGGTCAAAAGCATGTCATGAATTTGACTTCTTCTTGACTTAgatatttgaagatttttgagaagaaataaattagcttactgtttttaaaatttgactgTGGATTCTAATCTTATGGATTCTGTTTTCAGGCAACTTGGAATCCTTGTGAGTACATTATCAGATCATGCATCATGGGTACTGAGTGTAGCAGTTTCAcctgataataaatattttgtatctaGTAGTTCTGATAACACAGTTAAAGTGTGGGATTGGAATAATAGAGCCTGCATTCACACCTTCAAGGAACACACGGATCaggtattcaattcaattctttctCAATTTCAGGAATTTAAATACCTTGTTAACCAAGAGTGACTTACCTAGTTTTAGTATTCTTGGCCGATATGATACAAAATagcggaccctgtttttcatcaaaattttgtgtttatgtaggattataaacGAAGGATGAACTAGTTAACCTTAgatatttacatgaaatattttagtgaGCCCATCCCAAGAAATCATCTGCATCCGTTCTCAGCATacaatgaaattgatatttttactgtGCCTTGCACTTTGCAGCTGCTCCCTGGGGGTACAGAATGCAGTGTACGTTACAAATTGCCATGGATATACATATAGTTTTTGTTGCTGATATATTTAGTCTTGTTATCTAATGAATAGGATACACATATTTtagactttttctcattttctccatGAAGGAATAACATTAAATAGCTAGATAGCTAGTGGATATACCGCAGATGTAAATGTTGATGGACATCCATCTAAATAACTCCTGTCTGTGTAGGGAAGAAAGTTTACCTCTTTACTCTCCAAGCTTGGCAGTCCTTTATTTTAGGAAAAGAAGTGTCAGTTAAGCGGAAAGGTATatgtagaaaaatcaataaagagaaatatgtatgtattactGGGATGAAGAATTGTTGGTAGAATTAGATTGTATGTACAATGGGATCTTCCATCTTATTTTCTCCTGGAAATAAGatgagaaaatttcattgaatctcCTTTCCAATATTCGATTAAATTTGTCCAAATATGGCACAGTTAAAAACTAGGCTAGAAATATTTGGTGTTaccattactattttttatgtacagttgaggacctcaaatccggaatccagaaacctgGATAACTAGAAATCcggaacatttgaaaattcctctgggGAGTATTTTGACTTGCCACTTCGTGGCACCACTCTTCGAGCCTTGTTgtgggacgagtaggaagttagcacatactatgaacatatgctaacaacctcggcagggacacgtagggatctcaaatatcgagcacaagagcctgaacgcattaataaattgataaatttacaaaatatagaagcatttgcacagatttactaTCCGATGAAGGAAGGTATCAATGGATATCGCAATGTCTTCTAGAAAATGCTATAAACGAAACTCattgagcatgaagaaaaagatgtatttattgctcgTTCTCACCCAGTATTAAGCATGTATAGTTTATGCTGCGGAAGCTATGGTCGTGATTGGATGACTTATTCAGCAAGCTTTCAAGAGGTTGTTCCACAGACCATCCTCACATTCACATGTAACTAGATCTGTGATCCTTTTACACAGCTGAGAGGATTGAGACTGTATAGGTATTTGCTAACCATTGGTTACGTACTTCAGTTGCGAGGTGGACAGTGATTATTTCACAATATATGACTGACGTATGACAGCATCCACATGTCTGAATGACAAGATGAGCTTTGCTATGCTAATCACTCGTTGATTGGTGATCATCATTCGTTGAATGATGCATGTTTGGTGCTGGCTTACAACcagaagaccagaaatccagaaaccctttggtcccaagttTTCCAGATTTGAAGTCCTCAACTGTAATTACATTCCATGATATCTGCCATTAACGAATAATGAGTTTAACTTCCAGTATTAAGGAGACAAAATACatagctgatttaatgaaatttatggttttctgaTGCATGTAGTTGATAACAAAATATCAATTTAGGCAACCCACATAATACTCAACTCCCACCTGAAGCAAATTTTTGCCTAGGAGCCTCCTAGGGACAATTCCTAATTATTATGCTTGACTAGTTACCAAATTACGTATAATTAAGAGCTTCAAATCGACTAACGGCCATGCAGGCTTAATATACTGGCAGGCCTTAGTTTGATTTAGTGTGACAAAATTGGGCATGTTTTTTGCTCAACTTTGCGTTCAATGCAGCTTGGGCAGGAATACTCTGATATCATTAAAATGTTGTGAAAGCATATTTTAGAGGCATTGTAACAAAGTAGGGGAGCAGGTGATAGCTCATAAGTTTTTATATGTACTGAAAAATAAGGGACACCTTAAAGGCCATTGTGTTGGTATGTACTAGGTATTATTCCTTGATTTCAGAGAATAAAGTGATGGTTCTCGTCTGCAGTCattatttatcctaatttttccctatgcatttttttcctcaataccTGTTCAACTCAAACAGGTTGAGCTGCAGTACATAGCTGAAATATTGTGAAATTACTTCATATGTATTACGTGGTAATATTCACTTATCCTCACGTTTGGTGCCTTTGTCACAATTCACACCATTCTTTTTCATTATAATCCCTGCCATGTGTATCAATCAggctcaaaattgaaaatatatagcaggattgatttctattttaaatt
It encodes the following:
- the LOC124169494 gene encoding WD repeat-containing protein 61 produces the protein MYSLLSKKANAHEDSIWSCGWGRIKKSKEKDDQNDDGENSRDSMTGEMDIDYIVTGGVDDLVKIWSYNEGRLDMKHKLEGHSLGVVSVAVNTDGTMIASSSLDSSVRLWDALSGERVGNIDVGPVDTWTVTFSPDSRHVVSGSHSGKISLFGVESGRLEQTLDTTGKFTLCIAYSPDGKHIASGAIDGMIHVFDVSSGKVVHTHSNHAMPIRSLCFSPDSRFLLSGSDDGYMKLYNVQLGILVSTLSDHASWVLSVAVSPDNKYFVSSSSDNTVKVWDWNNRACIHTFKEHTDQVWGVKYNPDGNKIVSVSEDRSINIYECPK